TTCCACCATCATAACGAATTACTTTGTTATCACTGTCAGACACATTCGCCATTACACTGAATTTAAAGTCCTGTCCAATTTTCCCTTTATATTGTAAGGACGCTTCCCAACCCCAGGTTTTTAATTCTCCGCCATTGACACGCGGGGTAGAAATACCTATTGTTCCAGGTAAATTAATTCCTACCAGCATATTTTTGTTGAATTTATTATAATAATCAAAACTACCGGTAAGCTTATTATTGAATAAACCAAAATCTACCCCTATATTTCTGGTTTCTATCGTTTCCCAGGCCAAGGTAGGCGATGGAATTCTTGATTGATACAAATAGGTTGTCCTGTCTACTCCCAGAATAATATCACTTCCTGAAGACAAGGATCTCAAAAAGTCGTAATAAGAAATTCCTGTCTGGCTGCCTACTTTAGCCCATGTAAGTCTTGGCTTAAATTCATTAATAAATCCCAATGTATTCTTGAACCAGTCTTCTTTTTGCATATTCCAGCCTAAAGAGAAGGAAGGAAACGCTTTCGCTCTATTTGCTCCCGGTGCCAGTCTGGAGCTTTCATCTCTTCTTAATGTTGCTTCAAAGATATATTTCTCGTTAAAGTTATAGTTAAACCTTCCAAAAAATGCCTGAAGAGCAAATGTATTGATGTTTTGATTATTGGTTTTGTTTTTTGGATCTCCGGTGAAACCTAGGGCTGGATTATCATTGACATATAAATTGCTGGTTCTGGCAGTTAACAAATCATATCTGTAATCTTCGTACTGAAAACCGCCCATAAAATGGAAATGATGTTTATTGAGCTTAAGGTCATAATCTGCTAGGAATTGAACATTTTGTCTTATATCACTACGTTTTTGTACTTCATAGGAATTGGGATTATTCTGTCTTCCCACAATTGCAGGTCCTTTATCATAGAAAACTACCGTTCTTCTGAAAATATTTTCATTAGAGTCAAAGTTTTCGCGCCCATAAATAGCTTTTAGCTCTAATCCTTTTACCATATTTTTAAAGGTAATTGTTCCCACATTAGATAATGTATTCTGCGTTAACCTGTCGAATCCTCCGTCCTTTAATAATGCATAAGCGAAAATAGATGAAGTGCCGCTGATATAATACCTGCCATCTTCCGTGTACACCGGAAACCGTTGCCTGGCTGTATAAAGTTGACGGAATATTCCATTTCCGCCGGTCTCCAGTCCATAACCACCATCAACAGCTTTTTTCTGATATTGACTAGTGTAGGAAGACCTTAAGTCCAGTGTAATATATTTGTTGAGCTGTGCACTGAGGTTTAACCTGTAATTCCATCGGCTATAATTATCTTCTCCGATTCTTATCATACCATCCTGTAAAAGGTTGCCCACCGAAGCCATAAAGGTGATTTTCTCCGAGCCTCCACTAAAATCAATATTATTCTGATACATATTATAGGATTTCCTCAGAATCATATCCGGGATGTTCTTCTGATTATAAGTGATGTATCTATTAGGATTATTTGGATCTGTAACATATTCAATTCCTCTTCTTATATAATCCATGTCTATGGAAGAATATTCAGGTTGCAGTCCGGCATTGGCTCTTGCCAAATTTGCATATTCTGCCTCTTGTAGTAATGATACTCTTTTAGGTAGATTGATAGGGTACTGGACTGCCATTGAGGATTGATAGGAAACCTGCATTTTTCCTTTTTTACCCGTTTTTGTGGTTACAATAATAACTCCACCTGCAGCTCTTGATCCGTAAATAGCAGCAGCTCCACCATCCCTTAATGTACTAATGCTCGCAATATCATTAGGGTTTAAAGCTAGAAAGGTATTTTGAGAGGCCACCACATTGTCAATAATATAGAGTGGTTCAACTGTTCCATTTGCAGTTGTTGCCCCTCTGATTTCTATGTTTATATTTTCATTCCCTGGTCTTCCTGATGACCGTGTGATGGTTAAACCAGGAGATGCTCCCTGAAGTGCCCGGCCTATATTTGTCACGGGTCTGTCTTCTAAAATTTCCGGGCCCACCGTAGACACGGCTCCTGTTAATGTAAGTTTTTTTTGCTTTCCATAGCCCACTACAATTACCTCGTCTATGTCCTTGGATTTTAGAGTGTCTTTTTTCTTTTCTGTTAGCTTCTGCCCCATTAAAGGGCTTCCGATACCTAGAAAGAGGAAGAAAAACACTCCGTTTTTATACCATAAAGAATTCGATGCAGATTTCATGACCAGTTATTTAGTTTTTAATAAACTTTGAGATTGTAGTGCCGGTTTCGGATTCTATATGAATAAAATAGGTGCCCTGAAGTAAAGTGCTCACATCAAAGCTTATAGTTCTACTATTCAGATTGGTTTTCATAGATTTCACAATATTACCCCATGTATTGTATATTTTCACGGTCCCGTTTTGTTTAGCCGGAAGCTTTATATTGATCACATCTTTTGCGGGATTCGGATAAACCTCTGCTTCTTCATTGGCAGATATGAGTTTCGCGGTACCAGATTGAGTAGGTCTTACACAACGAATAGATGCATAATGTCTGGAATTCTTGTTCCCATTTTCCCATATATTGGATTCAGCAGTACTGAAGTTATGATACCATGTTGACGATTCGTCTATGAAACTGGCTTTCATTCCCATCTGATCTCCGCCATCGTAAGATTGTTGATCATTATTATAAACACCGGCAGGAAGAGCATTGAAGCCTACTGTATTGGCATTGGCATTCTGAATTGTCATTGGTCCTTTTGCCCAAAGTCCATCACTTACACGATCCCGGTCTTCTCCACATTTCATCATGGGAGCAAGTTGGTCATCAGTTGTATTGTATTCTTGCTTAATACTGGTGAACAGATTTTTCCAGTCCTGGGTATTGGCAACATCCCATCCGTTAGGACACCAGCTTTTTGATGCATTGAAAGCATTGGTAGGGTAGTATCTTCCATATACTTTTCCTTCAGAATCTCCTGGAACTGCTACCCCCACCGTATTATTGGTTGCTGCATTATTTCCGTCATAGCCATTCCAATTGAGATTATCCATAAACCAATCGGTATTCCCATAACGCTTATAGGCATATTTTTTACCATCTCTAACGTCGGTAACCTCACCATTTTTACTATCGTAATTACAGTATTTTAATTTAGAGGCAAGTTGGTTGCCAGGTTGTACATCAGCTGATGCTGGAGAAGAGCTTTTAATTCCTATTAAAGGTAATGGATAGGCCATACCGGGATCCGGAGAAGAGAAAGGAGTTGTGAGGTATAGATTATCATTGTAAGGAGGTTTAGGAAGTTGCTTATCGGAAACAAGCTTGTCTATCTTCTCCTGATAATAGGCTGGAATAAACAGTCCCCATTTGTAATATAAATCCCGAAGATCGTATCCCGAAATTTCCATGATTTTATACAAAAAATAGAACTTTCTTTCATCATTACTACTTCCGTCTTTTTCTTCTTCTCTTGTTATTCTGTGCAATAGCTTGGTAAGCTCATCCCCAAAAATATATTGTAATTGAGCCAAAAATATCAAACGACTTTCATTAACATTTTGGTAAACATTTCCGATTTCATTTCCCCAGTAATTACGATTAGCATCGGGTTGCGGAAACCAGTTATTATGTACTTTATCCCAAACAGACTGATCCCATTTTTGCCAGTTGGCTCCAAAAAAACTTCTCATTACAGCCATAGAATAAAAATTGACCGTAGTCTCTGTATATTCGCCAGGTTTATAAGCACTTTGCTGGTTTTGATGACCTAACTCATGAGAAATTCCCCAAGGGTTATTTTCTATTTGGTATTGGGTAAGCAATCTTTGCATAGCCCCGTCGTTACTCCCATTATATCCGGATCCATAATCTGTGGCAAACATGTATCCGCTGTTTGCTTCAACCATAAGGTTTCTATGACGAGTATTCATCGGCTTGTGAAGCGGATTAGGATCGTCACTGCTTACGCCGCTTATATCCCTCTGGGCATCAAATATTCTTTCTATAGATTTAAGCCATTCGTCTATATTATGAGGCTTGTTGTTATAATTGGTAAGAGAGTATTTTTCCACATTTGCTTTATTAACAACAATGATCGCATTTCTATTGGCAAATACCACATCTGTATAGCCATAGTTTGTCAATTGTTGTTTAAACTCATCGATCGTACTGGTCCCTAAAACATAGTAGGGATGCTTTACATGTTGACTTCCTGTTTGAGCAAAAGTAACTCTGGCCTTTCCTGTAGGATTGTTTCCATTAGTAATATAGCGTAGGTAGATGATTCCACCAGAGTGTTGACTTGAAGAAATGGTATTGAGACCAAGCTGTAAAGGGATTTCTTTTACATTGGAACCGTCTTTTATTCTCGTTCCAATAACCAGAGCAGGCATACGGTTGTCTGAAGACGGAGTTAGAATCTCGACATTGAGCTTCAATGTTTTGCCTGCCGGAAGATAAAAGCCTGTAACTATATGGTCAAATTTTTTCTGTACCTGTCTCAACCTTTTTATTTCCACCTCTGTACTTGTAACTTGCGTTAGTTCAATACTGTTATTATATACATCTGAACTTTCTATTGTAAAGCTCTCTATGCTATTTAATTTGTTTTTTTCAGCAAATACAACATTTCCTTTGGCCAATAACAAAAATAGCAAAATTGTAAAAAATACATTTTTTTTCATAATACATTGGTTTTTTGATTCGTAAACGAAACATTAATTATCAATAATACAATTATTATGAGTATTGTTATTCTTTACCCTTATTTTCTAACATTTGTTTCACGTCTTTAAAAACGCTCACCTAAACACAATCGTATGATTATTAATTACTTACGAAATATTATTTAAAAATATTTTCACGAAAACGTTATAGTTATCATAATATGGAAAGAATACCACTGTAAATTACTATGATACAAGTATTAACCTACTAAAAATAACAGATATGGAATCCTTTTTTTGATGTAAGAAAATTGATTTTTTAAATTGATAGGGTTTAGGATAATCGTTTAAGCCTTACCAAAAATTGCGTTTATTTACTATAAATTAGAGTATTGATCAATTTGTGGAATTCGTCAGGGGATTCTAATAGTTTCAATAAAGCTTCTCCTAACCCTATTGCTGAAGCACCCGCCTCGAACCATTTTTTTATCTCCTCAATCTCTAACGGTATTCCTCCTGTAACCATAAATTTTAAATGGGGAAATAAAGGTTTGATTCCTTTTAAAAAAGAAGTCCCAATAACACTGGCCGGAAATATTTTGATCATTTTTGCTCCAAGATTCGAGCATATAGCAATCTCTGTGGGTGTCATAGCTCCCGGAATCCATATTTTATGATGAATAGCTGCTGCTTCCGCGATCTCGGGAAGTACTACAGGACTAACAAGGAAATCAGCATTTAAGCCGATAAAGGTTTCCGCTTGCTTTCGTGATGTAATGGTACCAGCCCCCAAAACTATTTCTTTAGCATACTTGTCGCGGTAATCCACTATTTTTTTAAAGTTTTCTTCTGCTTTCTCTCCCCGGTTGACAAATTCAAAAACCCGGATTCCTGCCTGATATGACCTATTAAACGCTTCAATGCATCGTGCAGGATCATTATGATAGTATACAGGAATAATAGGGTAGGATTCGATCGTGTTGATAATGGTATTCATAATTATGAAAGGATTGTTACTTATACTATCTTGCTATAAAAATCACCGGGAATAAATAATTTTTCAAATCCCATGCGTGTTGCAAAGTCTATAATCTCCTTGGGGTTATTATTCTGACAAATTCCATAAATCAATCCCCCCATAAAAGCGTCTCCACTACCAATTCTATCTACCACCTCCATTGTTTCATAAGACTCAGAAATCCAGTTTCCGTCCCGGGTGTGATAAGTTCCATAGAAGAGGTTATGTTTCGGATGATCCATAAACCTGAATGTATTAGCAATATGTTGACATTGTGGAAATTGAGTGAAGATTTCCAGGCTTACTTTCTCAGAAAAAATGTAATAATCTTGTTTAGAGGTATTTCTATCAAAATCTTCTTGTATTGAAGTTCCCAACATGAGGTGGGAGGACCAGATATTTCCCATAATGACATCACAAAATGTGACCAATTCGAGCATTGCCTCTTTAGGATCTATTCCAAAGTCCCATAATCTGTTGCGATAATTTAGATCTACTGAAATAAACAGATTCCTCTTTTTGGCTTCCTTTAAAACTTTTTTCATGATGTGAATCCATCTTTCCGATAGAGAAGGAGTAATGGCACTCCAGTGAAACCATGTACATCCTTCGAATAATTGATCCCAGTCAAGGTATTCTTCATCTATATTGTAAAATGAAGAAAACTTTCGATCATAAACTACTTCGCCGGTGGTGAGACCGTTGTATCCCTCTAAAAAATATAAACCTATCCGATCTCCCTGAATTAAAACTTTAGAAATATCAACCCCTTTATGTTCGAGTACTTCCAAAGCATTTTTTGCTAATATATGATCAGGAACTGCTGTAAAATAAGAAACCGGGATTTCCAATGTGGATAATACTACAGAAACATTGGCTTCTGATCCCCCGGGATACATTTTAAACAAACCAGAGGAGGCTTCCGATATTTCCGGATCTGCATACGTCTCAAATCTTAAAAGCAGTTCACCCAACGAAAGTACTTTGTGCATAAAAATTCAAATATTGATAAAGTAAAAATAAAGATCTATAACGCTATTTAAAAATATGACAGCAAAAAGTTACGAATACGTTTTAGTAGGTAATTTAAAAAAATAGATCTGAAATAAAAATTTGTATTTACATTACACCCTCTATAATATGCAAGCCGATGGGAATATTAAATCAATTTTCATTACAAGATAAAGTAATTGTTATAACCGGAGCAACAGGAGTCTTGGGAGAGGCTTTTGTAACTGCGGTAGCGGAAGCCGGTGCCAAGGTAGTCATCATGGGAAAGTCTGAAGCCAGAGCAAATGAGCGGAAAATCTTGGCCGAAAGTCTAGGTTCGGAAGCATTGGTTGTCATAGGGGATGTTTTACATGAAGAAGATATGGTAAGAGCAAGAGAAGAAATTCTTACCAGGTTTGGGACAATAGATGGATTGGTGAATGCCGCGGGAGGAAATATTGCCGGTTCAACATTAGAACCTGAACAGGATCTGTTTTCTTTAGATCTGCATAATATCAGAAAAGCTATTGAACTCAACCTTTATGGGACTATGATCCCAACCCATATTCTGGGTCAGGTGATTGCAGAAAAAGGCAAAGGAGCTATTGTAAACATTTCCTCTTTGGCAGCAGACCGCTCTTTAACCCGTGTATTAGGCTATACTGTTGCCAAACATGGTATTGAAGGATACACCAAATGGATGGCAACAGAACTGGCACTTCGTTACGGAGACCAGGTTCGCATGAATGCCATTGCTCCTGGTGTATTTCTTACGATCCAAAATAAGAATCTCCTGACTGATGAAAATGGAAACTATACTTCGAGGGCGCAAAAATTTATCAATCATACTCCATTCTCAAGGCTTGGGCTCCCCACAGAATTACAAGGAACATTGGTTTATCTGCTCAGTAATGCATCGGTATTTGTGAATGGAGAGACGATATTTGTAGATGGTGGATTTAGTGCATGGAGCGGTGTTTAAAATAAAATTAAGAATGAATAAATTGGAACAAACATGGAGATGGTATGGTCCTAAGGACCCTGTATCCTTACAACATGCAAAGCAAGCAGGTGCTACAGGAATTGTAACAGCACTGCACCACATTCCTCATGGGGAAATATGGACAAAAGAAGAAATTATCCTGCGAAAAGAAATGATAGAATCCGCCGGCTTAACCTGGTCGGTTGTTGAAAGCGTTCCGGTTCATGAATCCATAAAAACCCGGTCGGGAGATTCAGAAAAATATATAAAAAATTACTGTCAAACATTAGCCAATCTAAGTGCCTGCCATATCAAAACGATTTGCTACAATTTTATGCCGGTTTTAGACTGGACAAGAACCCAATTGGATTTAGAAATGGAAGATGGTTCAAAAGCATTGTATTTCGATTGGATTGATCTTGCTTACTTCGATATACACCTGTTACAACGTGAAGGCGCCATCAATGACTATTCGGACCCGATCTTAAAAGCGGTTGATAAAAAAAAGAAAAGCATAACAGCGGAAGAGCGTAAAGTATTGTCTGAAAATATTTTAATGGGAATACCAGGAGAAAAGAACATTACTCTGGAAAGCCTCAGAAAGAGTATAGACGTCTATAAAAATATCGGAACTGAAGGATTGCGGGCCAATTTAAAACATTTCTTAGAATCTATCGCTTCTGTTTGCCGGAAAGAGAAAATAAAAATGACCATTCATCCTGATGATCCTCCTTATCCTATTCTGGGATTGCCAAGAATTTTAAGTCATAAAGAAGACTTTGAGTATCTGTTAAACACCATAAATGATGAGTTCAATGGTGTTTGTTTCTGTACCGGGTCTTTAGGAGCCGGTATCCATAATAATATTCCTGAGATCTTTGATTTGGTAAAAGACCGGGTAAACTTTATCCATCTCCGCAATGTCAAAAAGGATAAAATCGGAAATTTTTACGAAGCAGATCATCTGAATGGTGATGTAGATATGTATCATATTATGAAAGCGATTACTACTGAAAATCAAAAAAGAAGCATTCCAATTCCATTCAGGCCGGATCACGGCCATCAAATGATGGATGATATGAATAAGATAACCAATCCGGGCTATTCTGCGATCGGCAGATTGCGGGGACTGGCAGAACTAAGGGGACTGGAAATGGGAATTTTAGGACAATAATCAATATTATATGGAATATTTCTTACAAAATAATTTTATTTTGGAATCATCAGTAGCAGAGAAGCTCTATTTTGATTACGCGGCTCCGCAGCCTATTATTGATTATCATTCTCATTTATCACCGCATATTTTAGCCTGTAATCAACCATTTGAAAATATGACTAAACTATGGCTTCAGGATGATCATTACAAATGGCGGGCAATGAGGGCTTTTGGTGTAGAGGAATTATTTATTACCGGAGAGGTAGATCCAAGGGAAAAATTTAGGAAGTGGGCAGAGGTAGTACCTTATACTATAAGAAGTCCTTTGTTCCACTGGACTCATATGGAACTTAAAAATCCTTTTGGAATCAAAGAATTATTAAATCCTTATACGGCAGATCGAATTTATAACCAGACTTTAGAGCAGTTGCAAAGTGAAGATTTTAAACCGAGGAAAATTTTGCAAAACTTTAATGTGGAAATGCAGGGAACCACAGATGACCCTATTGACTCGCTCATGGACCATCAACAATTAAGGCAAGAAGAATCTGGCATAAAAGTACTTCCTTCTTTTCGACCAGATCAAGTTTTCAATATCAATCAGGGGGATGGTTATAGAAACTATATCCAACAATTAGAACAAGTCAGCTACACGAAGATCAGTAATTTTGAATCCCTGATTGCAGCATTAAAAAAAAGGATTGATTATTTTCATCTGGCAGGCTGTGTCTCATCCGATCATAGCTTTCCCTCAATGCCGGTTCCGCATTTCACTATAGAAGAAGCCGATCAGATTTTTCAACAGGTAATGAATGGCGATGATTCCCAGGCAGAAAAAGTTCATACGAGTTTCACATTTTATGCTTTAACAGAATTATGCAAGTTATATTATGACAAAGGCTGGGTACAACAATTCCATCTCGGTGCTCTTCGTGATGGAAATATTAACAAAGCTAAGATTGCAGGTTCTAATCAAGGATATGATTCCATTGGGGATTATGCCCAGGCTACACAACTTTCTTTTTTCCTAAGCCACATGGAAGGAGAGGCACAATTAGCTAAAACGATCATCTATAATCTTAATCCCTCTGATAATGCTTTGTTTGCAGCTATGATAGGAAATTTTCAAGGGGATGGAATTAAGGGAAAAATACAATTAGGGTCTGCGTGGTGGTTTCTCGATCATCTCGATGGAATGACACAACATCTGAATGAACTTTCTAATATTGGTTTATTAAGCACTTTTATAGGAATGACTACAGACTCGAGATCGTTTGTTTCGTATTCCCGACACGATTATTTTCGCAGGCTACTGTGTAATTTATTAGCCAATGATATCAAAAAGGGATATCTTCCTCATGATATTCCTTTTATCGGATCGGTCATCAAAGATATTTGTTATCAAAATATTAAAAACTATTTCAATTTATAAAAGCTATGGAAAGCAATAGGGTGAAAAACTATAGATGGGTTATTTGTTCATTACTATTTTTTGGAACAACCATTAATTATCTCGATCGTCAGGTTCTGAGTTTGCTTCATCCTATTTTGGAAGAACAATTTCAATGGTCCAATTCAGATTATGGGATCATCACAGCTATTTTCCAACTTTCTTACGCTTTTTTCATGTTGCTGGCAGGAAGATTTGTAGATAAAATGGGAACGAAAAAAGGATATGCGATTGCTTTGGTCATTTGGTCTGTCGGAGCTATTATTCACGCTTTTGCAATCCCAATGGGTGAGGTTTCAGTCCAAATATTAGGGGTATTAGGTTTCAGCGGACTTTCTATTTCGGTGACGGGATTCATTATTGCACGTCTGATTCTTGGTGTGGGAGAATCCGCAAATTTCCCTTCAGCCATTAAGGCAACCGCGGAATACTTCCCAAAAAAAGAACGTGCTTTGGCTACCGGAATCTTTAATTCAGGTTCAAATGTCGGAGCTATACTCGCGCCGCTCACAGTTCCGTGGCTGGCATATTATTATGGCTGGCAAAGTGCTTTTATTATCATTGGCTCTTTAGGGTTTTTCTGGTTGATCTTATGGTTGATTTTTTATAATACCCCGGTAAAACAAAAAAGATTGTCACCTGAGGAGTTAAACTATATATTATCAGATTCGACTCCTGATATAAAAACTGAAGAAGAAAAGGAATATAAAGTATCCTGGCTAAAGCTGTTGACGTTTAAACAAACCTGGTCATACTCATTAGCCAAATTCCTAACAGATGGGGTATGGTGGTTTTTCTTGTTTTGGCTGCCATCCTACCTGAACAAAAAATTCCATCTTTCAGGCTCGGATATTATACTTCCTTTAAGTGTATTGTATACCATGACCATGATCGGAAGCATTTGCGGAGGATGGCTGTCCATGTATTTTATCAATAAAGGATTTGCTCCTTATGATGGCAGGATGAAAGCAATGTTTTATATTACTTTAGTTCCATTGATCGTTCTTTTTTTAGTTCAGCCTTTATCCGGAATATCGTATTGGGTTCCTGTTATTTTAATCGGATTAGCAGCTTCTGCACACCAAGCCTGGTCAGCCAATGTATACACTACTGCTTCGGATATATTTCCCAAAGCAGCAACAGCAAGTATTACAGGAATTGGAGGCA
The sequence above is drawn from the Chryseobacterium daecheongense genome and encodes:
- a CDS encoding sugar kinase, with protein sequence MHKVLSLGELLLRFETYADPEISEASSGLFKMYPGGSEANVSVVLSTLEIPVSYFTAVPDHILAKNALEVLEHKGVDISKVLIQGDRIGLYFLEGYNGLTTGEVVYDRKFSSFYNIDEEYLDWDQLFEGCTWFHWSAITPSLSERWIHIMKKVLKEAKKRNLFISVDLNYRNRLWDFGIDPKEAMLELVTFCDVIMGNIWSSHLMLGTSIQEDFDRNTSKQDYYIFSEKVSLEIFTQFPQCQHIANTFRFMDHPKHNLFYGTYHTRDGNWISESYETMEVVDRIGSGDAFMGGLIYGICQNNNPKEIIDFATRMGFEKLFIPGDFYSKIV
- a CDS encoding M60 family metallopeptidase, whose amino-acid sequence is MKKNVFFTILLFLLLAKGNVVFAEKNKLNSIESFTIESSDVYNNSIELTQVTSTEVEIKRLRQVQKKFDHIVTGFYLPAGKTLKLNVEILTPSSDNRMPALVIGTRIKDGSNVKEIPLQLGLNTISSSQHSGGIIYLRYITNGNNPTGKARVTFAQTGSQHVKHPYYVLGTSTIDEFKQQLTNYGYTDVVFANRNAIIVVNKANVEKYSLTNYNNKPHNIDEWLKSIERIFDAQRDISGVSSDDPNPLHKPMNTRHRNLMVEANSGYMFATDYGSGYNGSNDGAMQRLLTQYQIENNPWGISHELGHQNQQSAYKPGEYTETTVNFYSMAVMRSFFGANWQKWDQSVWDKVHNNWFPQPDANRNYWGNEIGNVYQNVNESRLIFLAQLQYIFGDELTKLLHRITREEEKDGSSNDERKFYFLYKIMEISGYDLRDLYYKWGLFIPAYYQEKIDKLVSDKQLPKPPYNDNLYLTTPFSSPDPGMAYPLPLIGIKSSSPASADVQPGNQLASKLKYCNYDSKNGEVTDVRDGKKYAYKRYGNTDWFMDNLNWNGYDGNNAATNNTVGVAVPGDSEGKVYGRYYPTNAFNASKSWCPNGWDVANTQDWKNLFTSIKQEYNTTDDQLAPMMKCGEDRDRVSDGLWAKGPMTIQNANANTVGFNALPAGVYNNDQQSYDGGDQMGMKASFIDESSTWYHNFSTAESNIWENGNKNSRHYASIRCVRPTQSGTAKLISANEEAEVYPNPAKDVINIKLPAKQNGTVKIYNTWGNIVKSMKTNLNSRTISFDVSTLLQGTYFIHIESETGTTISKFIKN
- the uxuA gene encoding mannonate dehydratase, which translates into the protein MNKLEQTWRWYGPKDPVSLQHAKQAGATGIVTALHHIPHGEIWTKEEIILRKEMIESAGLTWSVVESVPVHESIKTRSGDSEKYIKNYCQTLANLSACHIKTICYNFMPVLDWTRTQLDLEMEDGSKALYFDWIDLAYFDIHLLQREGAINDYSDPILKAVDKKKKSITAEERKVLSENILMGIPGEKNITLESLRKSIDVYKNIGTEGLRANLKHFLESIASVCRKEKIKMTIHPDDPPYPILGLPRILSHKEDFEYLLNTINDEFNGVCFCTGSLGAGIHNNIPEIFDLVKDRVNFIHLRNVKKDKIGNFYEADHLNGDVDMYHIMKAITTENQKRSIPIPFRPDHGHQMMDDMNKITNPGYSAIGRLRGLAELRGLEMGILGQ
- the uxaC gene encoding glucuronate isomerase codes for the protein MESSVAEKLYFDYAAPQPIIDYHSHLSPHILACNQPFENMTKLWLQDDHYKWRAMRAFGVEELFITGEVDPREKFRKWAEVVPYTIRSPLFHWTHMELKNPFGIKELLNPYTADRIYNQTLEQLQSEDFKPRKILQNFNVEMQGTTDDPIDSLMDHQQLRQEESGIKVLPSFRPDQVFNINQGDGYRNYIQQLEQVSYTKISNFESLIAALKKRIDYFHLAGCVSSDHSFPSMPVPHFTIEEADQIFQQVMNGDDSQAEKVHTSFTFYALTELCKLYYDKGWVQQFHLGALRDGNINKAKIAGSNQGYDSIGDYAQATQLSFFLSHMEGEAQLAKTIIYNLNPSDNALFAAMIGNFQGDGIKGKIQLGSAWWFLDHLDGMTQHLNELSNIGLLSTFIGMTTDSRSFVSYSRHDYFRRLLCNLLANDIKKGYLPHDIPFIGSVIKDICYQNIKNYFNL
- a CDS encoding SusC/RagA family TonB-linked outer membrane protein; protein product: MKSASNSLWYKNGVFFFLFLGIGSPLMGQKLTEKKKDTLKSKDIDEVIVVGYGKQKKLTLTGAVSTVGPEILEDRPVTNIGRALQGASPGLTITRSSGRPGNENINIEIRGATTANGTVEPLYIIDNVVASQNTFLALNPNDIASISTLRDGGAAAIYGSRAAGGVIIVTTKTGKKGKMQVSYQSSMAVQYPINLPKRVSLLQEAEYANLARANAGLQPEYSSIDMDYIRRGIEYVTDPNNPNRYITYNQKNIPDMILRKSYNMYQNNIDFSGGSEKITFMASVGNLLQDGMIRIGEDNYSRWNYRLNLSAQLNKYITLDLRSSYTSQYQKKAVDGGYGLETGGNGIFRQLYTARQRFPVYTEDGRYYISGTSSIFAYALLKDGGFDRLTQNTLSNVGTITFKNMVKGLELKAIYGRENFDSNENIFRRTVVFYDKGPAIVGRQNNPNSYEVQKRSDIRQNVQFLADYDLKLNKHHFHFMGGFQYEDYRYDLLTARTSNLYVNDNPALGFTGDPKNKTNNQNINTFALQAFFGRFNYNFNEKYIFEATLRRDESSRLAPGANRAKAFPSFSLGWNMQKEDWFKNTLGFINEFKPRLTWAKVGSQTGISYYDFLRSLSSGSDIILGVDRTTYLYQSRIPSPTLAWETIETRNIGVDFGLFNNKLTGSFDYYNKFNKNMLVGINLPGTIGISTPRVNGGELKTWGWEASLQYKGKIGQDFKFSVMANVSDSDNKVIRYDGGKDIIQLGLNRVDVDQNIYNLIEGYSLNTIWGYKTNGYIQTAEQLKNAPSYSNLNNMPGVVPGLGDILYVDQNGDGKISPGGGRLGDRGDLVYLGNTNPRYLFGLNIFMNWKNIDFSLFVQGVGKRNIMPSSELIFPQQQPWYQPLSIHMDYWTPDNPNAAFPRPFLNAGQNNIPSDKWVVNAAYARLKNVQIGYSLSQNDLKGMPVNRLRVYITGEDLLTFSKLGVFKGVIDPEQPYNGINYPFSASVALGVNVDF
- a CDS encoding SDR family oxidoreductase, with the protein product MGILNQFSLQDKVIVITGATGVLGEAFVTAVAEAGAKVVIMGKSEARANERKILAESLGSEALVVIGDVLHEEDMVRAREEILTRFGTIDGLVNAAGGNIAGSTLEPEQDLFSLDLHNIRKAIELNLYGTMIPTHILGQVIAEKGKGAIVNISSLAADRSLTRVLGYTVAKHGIEGYTKWMATELALRYGDQVRMNAIAPGVFLTIQNKNLLTDENGNYTSRAQKFINHTPFSRLGLPTELQGTLVYLLSNASVFVNGETIFVDGGFSAWSGV
- a CDS encoding MFS transporter, translating into MESNRVKNYRWVICSLLFFGTTINYLDRQVLSLLHPILEEQFQWSNSDYGIITAIFQLSYAFFMLLAGRFVDKMGTKKGYAIALVIWSVGAIIHAFAIPMGEVSVQILGVLGFSGLSISVTGFIIARLILGVGESANFPSAIKATAEYFPKKERALATGIFNSGSNVGAILAPLTVPWLAYYYGWQSAFIIIGSLGFFWLILWLIFYNTPVKQKRLSPEELNYILSDSTPDIKTEEEKEYKVSWLKLLTFKQTWSYSLAKFLTDGVWWFFLFWLPSYLNKKFHLSGSDIILPLSVLYTMTMIGSICGGWLSMYFINKGFAPYDGRMKAMFYITLVPLIVLFLVQPLSGISYWVPVILIGLAASAHQAWSANVYTTASDIFPKAATASITGIGGMAGGMGGALVSFFVGKVFDYYHRIEDPNLGYTLVFSACAVAYLVAWIIMKLLVPKAKIIRIEEITNL
- a CDS encoding bifunctional 4-hydroxy-2-oxoglutarate aldolase/2-dehydro-3-deoxy-phosphogluconate aldolase; translated protein: MNTIINTIESYPIIPVYYHNDPARCIEAFNRSYQAGIRVFEFVNRGEKAEENFKKIVDYRDKYAKEIVLGAGTITSRKQAETFIGLNADFLVSPVVLPEIAEAAAIHHKIWIPGAMTPTEIAICSNLGAKMIKIFPASVIGTSFLKGIKPLFPHLKFMVTGGIPLEIEEIKKWFEAGASAIGLGEALLKLLESPDEFHKLINTLIYSK